One segment of Spiroplasma kunkelii CR2-3x DNA contains the following:
- a CDS encoding LacI family DNA-binding transcriptional regulator: protein MKTKKISIKTIAAECGVGVGTVSRYFNGGYVSKEKRLLIQKVVEKYNFQPDFAAHSIKKKMLEVYILIPDLTSSNTFIVKSILKQINDDFAKVVSFVVETTYDEDRYLLNLQKIVRRKPAALILFTISNDQNIRLFLQRINVPIIVYGRQWGDTVFINNDNEMMYALLQEMALNHEFDKQKEILYIGENPVTNLPTGFARYDTVVDWFKRRNYQFQSYFFFENQERIIWELVKTIDLNNKIIIVGTHTCYKVVISFLMKNNITNSLLTDICNSNDFFLPILPKHYYIAINYGELATKIILKLKQILDENNMTKNKTIECLSYEIKNFLK, encoded by the coding sequence ATGAAAACTAAAAAAATTTCAATTAAAACAATTGCTGCTGAATGTGGCGTTGGTGTTGGGACAGTATCACGTTATTTTAATGGCGGTTATGTTAGTAAAGAAAAGCGTCTTTTAATTCAAAAAGTTGTGGAAAAATATAATTTTCAACCTGATTTTGCTGCGCATTCAATTAAAAAGAAAATGTTAGAAGTATATATTTTAATTCCTGATTTAACAAGTAGTAATACATTTATTGTTAAATCAATTTTAAAACAAATTAATGATGATTTTGCTAAAGTAGTTTCTTTTGTTGTTGAAACAACTTATGATGAAGATCGTTATTTATTAAATTTACAAAAAATTGTTCGCCGTAAACCAGCTGCTTTAATTTTATTTACGATTAGTAATGACCAAAATATCCGCCTCTTTTTACAGAGAATTAATGTTCCAATTATTGTATATGGTCGTCAATGAGGGGATACTGTTTTTATTAATAATGATAATGAAATGATGTATGCTTTGCTCCAAGAAATGGCACTGAATCATGAATTTGACAAGCAAAAAGAAATTCTTTATATTGGTGAGAATCCGGTAACAAATTTACCAACTGGATTTGCACGATATGATACTGTTGTTGATTGATTTAAACGTCGTAATTATCAATTTCAATCGTACTTTTTTTTTGAGAATCAAGAACGAATAATTTGAGAATTAGTTAAAACAATTGATTTAAATAATAAAATTATTATTGTAGGGACACATACCTGCTATAAAGTTGTTATTTCCTTTTTAATGAAAAATAATATTACTAATAGTTTACTAACAGATATTTGTAATAGTAATGACTTTTTTCTGCCAATTTTGCCAAAACATTATTATATTGCCATTAACTATGGTGAATTAGCAACAAAAATAATTCTCAAGTTAAAGCAAATTTTAGATGAAAATAATATGACAAAAAATAAAACAATTGAATGTTTAAGTTATGAGATTAAAAATTTTTTAAAATAA
- a CDS encoding TIGR04570 family membrane protein — protein sequence MNSFSLTKEKGLWQKIFKKIPWFYHLIFLMTGIIVGLLFQFLYIKRWDFPYFFIFIIAIIMFYCVLFLLFSPIIKQNWFFKKGFNEN from the coding sequence ATGAATAGTTTTTCATTGACAAAAGAAAAAGGTCTTTGACAAAAAATTTTTAAGAAAATCCCATGGTTTTATCATTTAATTTTTCTTATGACTGGAATTATAGTTGGACTGTTATTTCAATTTTTATATATTAAACGATGAGATTTTCCTTATTTTTTTATTTTTATTATTGCAATAATAATGTTTTATTGTGTACTATTTTTATTATTTAGTCCCATTATTAAGCAAAATTGGTTTTTTAAAAAAGGTTTTAATGAAAACTAA
- the yihA gene encoding ribosome biogenesis GTP-binding protein YihA/YsxC — protein MFKFKNASYVTSAVNKACWINDDLLEIAFLGKSNVGKSSFLNMLTNQRQLAKVSQIPGKTRMLNFFIINNNQFRIVDAPGYGFAKVGNQYKMDFAKMMEEYLTQRQNLKFVCLLVDLRHPPTQDDYEMYQYLKHFNILTVLIGTKLDKVKKNDIQKHENIIKAKLNFADSDYFIKTSSRNKIARDECWALFAKLLNFNE, from the coding sequence ATGTTTAAGTTTAAAAATGCAAGTTATGTTACATCAGCGGTTAATAAAGCATGTTGAATTAATGATGATTTATTAGAAATTGCTTTTTTAGGGAAAAGTAATGTTGGTAAATCAAGTTTTTTAAATATGTTGACAAATCAGCGTCAATTAGCAAAAGTTTCTCAAATTCCTGGGAAAACCCGTATGTTAAATTTTTTTATAATTAATAATAATCAATTTCGAATTGTTGATGCACCCGGATATGGATTTGCAAAAGTTGGTAACCAATATAAGATGGATTTTGCAAAAATGATGGAAGAATATTTAACTCAACGCCAAAATTTAAAATTTGTCTGTTTGTTAGTAGATTTACGTCATCCACCAACTCAAGATGATTATGAAATGTATCAATATTTAAAACATTTTAACATTTTGACCGTTTTAATTGGAACAAAACTTGATAAGGTCAAAAAAAATGATATTCAAAAGCATGAAAATATTATTAAAGCTAAATTAAATTTTGCTGATAGTGATTATTTTATTAAAACATCAAGTCGAAATAAAATTGCCCGTGATGAATGTTGAGCATTATTTGCAAAATTATTAAATTTTAATGAATAG
- a CDS encoding TrmH family RNA methyltransferase produces MNYREINSTQNEHIKLLAKLKEKKYRKEFNLALIEGWNIIDEALQQNIVVEILTTKVNQPKLKNFNNILLTIVPELILTKLSQSKNSQNIIGVIYLTKVKEQNNFQFNQNILLLENIQDPGNVGTLIRTGLGFGFTNIILYNQTVDLFNDKVLRASQGAIFKVAIKEIGLNEIKNFQLNQYKIITTGLNQKSVYLQDCQFKQNDRYILALGNEGHGLSTTLQEISDYNVQIKINSQLESLNVAQAGTILMYEINRQMEEK; encoded by the coding sequence ATGAATTATCGAGAAATTAATTCAACGCAAAATGAACATATTAAATTATTGGCAAAATTAAAAGAAAAAAAATACCGAAAAGAATTTAATTTAGCCTTAATTGAAGGATGAAACATTATTGATGAAGCATTACAACAAAATATTGTTGTTGAAATTTTAACAACAAAAGTAAATCAACCAAAATTAAAGAATTTTAATAATATTTTATTAACAATAGTTCCGGAATTAATTTTAACTAAGTTGAGTCAAAGCAAAAATAGTCAAAATATTATCGGTGTTATTTATTTAACGAAGGTTAAGGAACAAAATAATTTTCAATTTAATCAAAATATTCTTTTATTAGAAAACATTCAAGATCCAGGTAATGTCGGAACATTAATCAGAACTGGCCTTGGTTTTGGTTTTACAAATATTATTTTGTATAATCAAACTGTTGATCTTTTTAATGATAAAGTCTTACGTGCTAGTCAAGGTGCGATTTTTAAAGTTGCAATTAAAGAGATTGGTTTAAATGAAATTAAAAACTTCCAATTAAACCAATATAAAATTATTACGACAGGTTTAAATCAAAAAAGTGTTTATTTACAAGATTGTCAGTTTAAGCAAAATGATCGGTATATTTTAGCACTGGGTAATGAGGGGCATGGCCTTTCCACCACATTGCAAGAAATTAGTGATTATAATGTCCAAATTAAAATTAATTCACAACTTGAGTCATTAAATGTTGCTCAGGCAGGAACAATTTTAATGTATGAAATTAATCGTCAGATGGAGGAAAAATAA
- a CDS encoding TraM recognition domain-containing protein → MNQLKLNYGDKIAKIILNNCGMHIFLHTNDLETIKYYSELFGKKTIEQISINENKSNISISKNLKSHPLMLTSEL, encoded by the coding sequence ATTAACCAATTAAAATTAAATTATGGTGATAAAATAGCAAAAATTATTTTAAATAACTGTGGTATGCATATTTTTTTACATACCAACGATTTAGAAACAATAAAATATTATAGTGAATTATTTGGAAAAAAAACAATTGAACAAATTAGTATTAATGAAAATAAAAGCAATATTAGTATTTCAAAAAATTTAAAAAGTCATCCCTTAATGTTAACTAGTGAGTTATAA